A genomic region of Cannabis sativa cultivar Pink pepper isolate KNU-18-1 chromosome 1, ASM2916894v1, whole genome shotgun sequence contains the following coding sequences:
- the LOC133033577 gene encoding uncharacterized protein LOC133033577 isoform X2, giving the protein MGATGLNVDYNIELEDDPIPVEETPLVDKRKSKKPIALTSPFMEYDSSISSSKDGSGYGVVKYVAGLCPLDDKIGEDVEHKDEIDFDLWLGEGRRSKKDPHDKEKVYLKGKDKIVPPFRFGVEDVATKMWFHKLAYPGQCLTNFLLIFFKNFSL; this is encoded by the exons atggGTGCAACAGGTCTCAATGTTGATTATAACATTGAACTTGAAGATGACCCAATTCCCGTTGAAGAAACTCCTCTTGTTGACAAGAGGAAATCTAAGAAACCCATAGCGCTGACGTCTCCGTTTATGGAGTATGACTCTTCCATTTCTAGTTCTAAAGATGGTTCTGGTTATGGAGTTGTTAAGTATGTGGCTGGGTTGTGTCCTCTCGATGATAAGATTGGTGAAGATGTAGAACATAAAGACGAGATTGATTTTGACTTGTGGCTTGGTGAAGGACGCCGATCGAAGAAAGAtcc GCATGATAAGGAGAAGGTTTACTTGAAGGGTAAGGATAAGATTGTTCCCCCTTTTCGTTTTGGCGTGGAAGATGTTGCAACCAAGATGTGGTTCCACAAGCTTGCATATCCTGGCCAATGTTTGACtaattttcttttgatttttttcaaaaatttcagtctatag
- the LOC133033577 gene encoding uncharacterized protein LOC133033577 isoform X1, protein MLCGSPWHLCDHVFFIIHMETESHWILGRLNIEERRVYMYNSLSTAMKDSAAIKACQPFAVLLPHFFALFDEFKKENKPVCLDPFEVVKVDGLPQQTSNDCGCFVASFAEYFIDMKPIPPIFDVEKHRDRLAVLFYKYARMKEVEFIDSEDEAPPKGPKKNLS, encoded by the exons ATGTTATGTGGTTCCCCTTGGCATTTGTGCGATCATGTTTTCTTTATCATCCATATGGAGACTGAATCACATTGGATTCTTGGTCGATTGAATATTGAGGAAAGGCGTGTGTACATGTACAACTCCTTGTCGACTGCTATGAAAGATAGTGCTGCTATCAAAGCTTGTCAGCCATTTGCGGTGTTGTTGCCCCACTTTTTTGCTTTGTTTGATGAGttcaaaaaggaaaacaaaCCGGTTTGTTTAGACCCTTTCGAAGTTGTTAAGGTTGATGGTTTGCCTCAACAAACCTCGAA tgACTGTGGTTGTTTCGTTGCATCGTTCGCCGAATACTTTATTGATATGAAACCGATTCCTCCCATATTTGATGTTGAGAAACACCGTGATAGGCTTGCTGTGTTGTTCTATAAGTACGCTCGCATGAAAGAAGTGGAATTTATTGATAGTGAAGATGAGGCTCCTCCGAAGGGTCCAAAGAAGAATTTGTCTTAG
- the LOC133033576 gene encoding uncharacterized protein LOC133033576, translated as MECLRAQMQEWTYNNRKEAQKCTTRLTPSSEKKLIGNYVQSLRLTVKPANQNLFEVIDEDRTRIVNLKEKTCTCNRFQKDEMPCNHAVAVMKDLNINTYNYCAQYYTSKAWLQTYEETVYPVGNVREWELPDFFEEIIVLPPKERIKSGRPRKRRMAAAWETKKQNKCGQKGHNKKTCRRITA; from the exons ATGGAGTGCTTGAGGGCACAAATGCAAGAGTGGACATACAATAATAGAAAGGAGGCACAAAAATGCACAACAAGGCTGACACCATCATCTGAGAAAAAACTCATAGGGAACTATGTACAGTCATTGCGACTAACA GTGAAACCAGCAAACCAGAACCTGTTTGAGGTGATAGATGAAGACAGAACAAGAATAGTAAACTTGAAGGAGAAGACGTGCACATGCAATAGATTTCAAAAAGATGAAATGCCATGTAACCATGCAGTCGCCGTCATGAAGGACTTgaacataaacacatacaactaCTGTGCACAATACTACACATCAAAAGCATGGCTGCAAACATATGAAGAAACAGTATACCCAGTTGGAAACGTAAGAGAATGGGAACTTCCagatttttttgaagaaatcaTAGTGTTGCCTCCAAAGGAGAGAATCAAGTCTGGAAGGCCGAGGAAAAGAAGAATGGCAGCAGCTTGGgaaacaaagaaacaaaacaagTGTGGACAAAAGGGACATAACAAAAAGACCTGCAGAAGAATTACAGCATAG